The Niallia sp. Man26 genomic sequence CAAAGATATAGGTCATTGATGAAATACCAATAAAGTGAGGCACCTGAGCTAAGAATATTAAAATTGCTAAGGAATTTACAAATCCTATCATTACAGCTCTTGGAATGAACTTCATTAATTTTGCAATTTTAAATACTCCAAACAAAACTTGAATAATACCTGTTAGGATGGTAGCTGCCAACAGATAATTTAAACCATGTTCTTTTACTAATGGAACCATCAATAGGGCCATTGCACCTGTAGCTGCTGAAATCATCCCTGGTCTTCCTCCAACAAAGGCAATAATGACAGCTATACAGAATGAAGCATATAGACCTACCATAGGGTCTACTCCAGCAATAATAGAAAATGCAATTGCTTCTGGAATTAAAGCTAAGGCAACAACAATTCCCGCTAAAATATCTCCTTTTACATTTGAAAACCATTCTTTTTTAATCTTTTCCACTAATTTAAACCTCCAATTCAATTTTTTTTATATAAATTAGATAAAAAGCTATTATCAATATCTCGAAAACAGTCTAACACCAAAAAGACCAAAAAGGAACCATTTTGGTCTTTTTTTAAAAGAGAATATATGTTAGTTTTAATGTAATCGTTTTTTTCGGGAGGAAAAAAATCATGTTATATGGATATATGAGACCTTACGAAGATGATAAAGAATGCAGAATACAGAGAGAAGAGTTGGCTAATTTCGACTGCGAAATTATATATTACGAATAACACTCGCTTCCCACAAATAAAGTAGAACGCAATAAAATGCTTCAAAAAATAAAGAAAAATGATAAAGTTATCACAACTAAGTTCTTTTCTATTGCAGATTCAACAAAAGATCTGGCTAACTTATTATTACAGATACAAAGAAAAGAAGCTTATATTCTATTTACCCAAGAGAATATCGATACAAGTAAAGATACTGGAAAATATCTAGAGAATTTTCTGAAAAGTGTAGTCTTTCTTCAAAGTGATATAATCAGTGAACATACTAAAAAGGGAATAATGGAAGCCAAAGCAAAAGGGACATTAACAGGTAGACCAAGAAAACCATCGTATATGGTAGAACGTGCTATAAACATGTACCATAGCAATAACTTTACAATTTCAGAAATAACTAAAGAAACTGGCATAAGTAAGTCCAGTTTATATAGATATTTAATGGAATAAAATAGAGATCGATAGTTGTTTTTATCAACTTTCGATCTCTAAATACATGAGAATTTATATATTTTCTAAAGGTCTTTCATTTATATAAATTTTATTTTTAATATCTTATTTTTTTCCACCGGAAAGAAATAAAAAGATACCATTATTGATACGTAAAGTGTCATATTAAAGTTAAAACTACATTTTATTATAGTTTGTTAATAAATGTACTTAATACAGATAGGTAAGAGTTTGAAGTTATCGCTCCCTTTTCCCCCTGTTCACACCGTACGTGAAACTTTCGAATCATACGGCGTTCCAACTAATCCAATCTATTCTTTCTATGTAATAAGCAGACGAGTGCTGTTTTCCAAAGTTAGATTATTTCATTTTGACATCTTAATCGTAGTTTATTTACTTTTTCTTTTTGCTTACTTGTAAGCTTTAGAGATTGTAAAAGAGCTTCTATTTTCGCTTTATCTTTTAGGTGTATCAATTGATGAATTGTTTTATGAATAACAACTAAGTTTGAATAACTATCATCCTTTGAAAGATGATAGGGGTTTATGTGATGACAATGCCATTCATGAATACCTAACCCTTCACCTAAAATTGCACATTTACCATATTGGGCAATAAACTTACTGATTCGATTGTCGTTATATTCAATGGATCTACTTGAAATGTAATTTCTCATGATGTAAGAAAGCATATTTTTATCAATAGCCTTTAGGCTATTGTGAATTTTCTCTCTACCTTCGGCAGTAAAGTTACATATCACTTGCGAGAATCCAAGTGTCTTTTTCCACCGTTGTGCATGGATGGGGACAAACACCATTTTTTGTATCTTATACAGTTTTGTCTTATACCCCTTGTATCTTTTCTGTAAGGTTTTAGTCATCTCATGGAAACTTGCCTCGGTTCTAATGTTCCTTAACTGATTA encodes the following:
- a CDS encoding recombinase family protein, which gives rise to MLQKIKKNDKVITTKFFSIADSTKDLANLLLQIQRKEAYILFTQENIDTSKDTGKYLENFLKSVVFLQSDIISEHTKKGIMEAKAKGTLTGRPRKPSYMVERAINMYHSNNFTISEITKETGISKSSLYRYLME